Proteins from one Merismopedia glauca CCAP 1448/3 genomic window:
- a CDS encoding response regulator transcription factor has translation MPNTPEPIRILLVEDDELFRLGLSVRLAQEPTLQIVAEASDGESAIDLACSLPLDIAILDVVLPGIAGVEACRKIKQKRPNLPILILTSHSSTNLIAQLIEAKAQGYCLKGIAAENLILAIRSVAGGASWWDAVATQEIQAAFTPKAIKFSSNSSALSHNPLTKREQEIISLIAAGKSNQEVADILYITTGTVRVHMHAILQKLDVKDRTQAVILALQKGWIDKNL, from the coding sequence ATGCCAAATACACCAGAACCAATTAGGATTTTACTGGTAGAAGACGATGAGTTATTTCGCTTGGGGTTGTCAGTACGACTCGCACAAGAACCCACTTTACAAATAGTCGCAGAAGCATCAGACGGAGAAAGTGCGATCGATTTAGCCTGTAGCTTACCCCTAGATATCGCTATTTTAGATGTAGTCTTACCAGGAATTGCTGGTGTCGAAGCTTGTCGTAAAATTAAACAAAAACGTCCAAATTTACCAATTTTAATCCTTACTTCTCATTCATCAACCAATTTAATAGCTCAACTCATCGAAGCTAAAGCTCAAGGCTATTGTTTGAAGGGAATCGCCGCCGAAAACCTAATTTTAGCGATTCGTTCTGTCGCTGGTGGTGCTTCTTGGTGGGATGCTGTAGCTACCCAAGAAATTCAAGCGGCTTTCACCCCCAAAGCTATAAAATTTAGTTCTAACTCCTCTGCACTCAGCCATAATCCTTTAACCAAAAGAGAACAAGAAATTATCTCTCTCATCGCGGCTGGAAAATCTAACCAAGAAGTCGCTGATATCCTCTATATTACAACTGGTACTGTCAGAGTCCATATGCACGCCATTTTACAAAAATTAGACGTGAAAGATCGCACTCAAGCCGTAATTTTGGCACTACAGAAAGGTTGGATCGATAAAAACCTTTGA
- a CDS encoding sensor histidine kinase, whose product MKIKAQPSRNQSGKNHWSIVGIIFLAIAILEYTTPPTYVMGYLYVGAILLADTHTSSSKVRSLAALAILVTILNLIIPGIHPITIADIINRLVAAIALAVTIWLLEANRDYQQTVATQEYKLQSQLKMADLKEDFAATLTHDLRTPLLGAVETIKAFQSEKFGQITTAQRRVLSIMMTSHQTTIELVQTLSDVYKHDVEGLSLQTEVIDLVTVAEQAILELNQLASNRQITLHLGYSNSDFRQACWVNGDRVQLYRVFLNLILNAINHSLRGGKIEIIFAPHGSDRMVEVRDTGQGIKLEELPLLFDRFYQANSDRHTKGSGLGLYLSRQIIEAHQGKIWAETRSPQGAIFKFTLPAHFPTIR is encoded by the coding sequence GTGAAAATCAAGGCTCAGCCTTCCCGAAATCAAAGTGGAAAAAATCATTGGTCAATAGTTGGCATAATCTTTTTAGCGATCGCCATTCTAGAATATACAACTCCTCCTACATATGTAATGGGTTATCTATATGTGGGAGCAATTTTATTAGCCGATACCCATACTAGTTCATCTAAAGTTAGATCCCTGGCTGCGTTAGCTATTTTAGTTACTATTCTCAACTTGATAATTCCAGGAATTCATCCCATTACAATAGCAGACATTATTAATAGATTAGTGGCGGCGATCGCTCTAGCTGTAACTATCTGGCTTCTCGAAGCTAATCGAGATTATCAACAAACTGTTGCTACTCAAGAATATAAGTTACAATCTCAACTAAAAATGGCTGATCTCAAAGAAGATTTTGCGGCTACTTTAACCCACGATTTACGTACCCCATTACTAGGCGCAGTGGAAACAATTAAAGCCTTTCAATCAGAAAAATTTGGTCAAATTACTACTGCTCAACGTCGAGTTTTATCAATCATGATGACTTCCCATCAAACTACGATAGAACTAGTCCAAACTCTATCAGATGTCTACAAACACGATGTAGAAGGTTTGTCTTTACAAACAGAAGTTATCGATTTAGTAACCGTAGCCGAACAAGCGATATTAGAATTAAATCAGTTGGCATCAAATCGGCAAATTACCTTACATTTGGGCTACAGTAATTCAGATTTTCGCCAAGCTTGTTGGGTAAATGGCGATCGCGTTCAATTATATCGAGTTTTTCTGAACCTAATTCTCAATGCCATCAATCATTCTTTAAGAGGAGGTAAAATAGAAATAATCTTTGCTCCTCATGGTAGCGATCGCATGGTTGAAGTTAGAGATACAGGTCAAGGAATTAAACTAGAAGAACTACCATTATTATTCGATAGATTCTATCAAGCTAATAGCGATCGCCACACCAAAGGTTCGGGATTAGGACTTTATCTAAGTCGTCAAATTATTGAAGCTCATCAGGGTAAAATTTGGGCAGAGACTCGCTCACCTCAAGGAGCGATTTTTAAATTCACTCTCCCCGCGCACTTTCCTACTATTCGGTAA